One window of Robiginitalea biformata HTCC2501 genomic DNA carries:
- a CDS encoding sugar porter family MFS transporter yields MDSKIFKISLIAALAGFLFGFDTVVISGAEKKLQLLWETSDAYHGTVVIGMALFGTVIGAIFGGFPTNRFGRKRTLIWIGVLYSVSAIGSALSNDPVTFGIFRFLGGIGIGASTVAAPTYISEIAPADQRGRLVGMYQFNIVFGILVAYFSNYLLNGIGDNDWRWMVGVEAFPALIYTAFAFGIPKSPRWLVTQHREEEAAGILEKLGLKLSVGDIVRDLEANVQAGAETIFMKKYRFPLLLAFLIAFFNQFSGINAFLYYAPRIFELAGLEESTALLSSIGIGVTNLVFTLLGIYLIDRLGRRTLMYYGSFGYIVSLALVAAAFFFNWTGMAVPIFLFVFIASHAIGQGAVIWVFISEVFPNHLRGSGQSFGCSVHWVLAWLIPSSVPFLMSWIGPAPVFGFFAFMMVLQLLFVHFMMPETKGISLEELSKRLLRK; encoded by the coding sequence ATGGATTCCAAAATCTTTAAAATATCCCTGATTGCCGCCCTGGCCGGTTTCCTCTTTGGGTTTGACACGGTGGTAATCAGCGGGGCGGAGAAGAAATTGCAGCTGCTCTGGGAAACTTCGGATGCCTATCACGGCACGGTAGTAATCGGGATGGCCCTATTCGGAACCGTGATCGGGGCGATCTTCGGCGGTTTCCCCACCAACCGGTTCGGCCGGAAGCGCACGCTCATCTGGATCGGGGTGCTGTATTCCGTATCCGCCATCGGATCGGCCCTTTCCAACGACCCGGTTACCTTCGGGATATTTCGTTTCCTGGGCGGGATCGGCATCGGGGCGTCTACCGTGGCAGCCCCCACCTATATCTCGGAGATTGCACCGGCTGACCAACGGGGCCGGCTGGTGGGCATGTACCAGTTCAATATCGTATTCGGCATCCTGGTGGCCTACTTTTCGAATTACCTGTTAAACGGCATAGGCGACAACGACTGGCGGTGGATGGTGGGCGTGGAGGCCTTTCCGGCCCTTATCTACACCGCATTTGCCTTTGGCATCCCAAAAAGCCCGCGTTGGCTGGTCACCCAACACCGTGAAGAGGAAGCTGCAGGCATACTGGAAAAGCTCGGCCTGAAGTTATCGGTGGGCGACATCGTCAGGGACCTGGAAGCGAATGTACAGGCAGGGGCCGAAACGATATTTATGAAAAAATACCGCTTCCCGCTGCTGCTGGCATTCCTCATTGCCTTTTTCAACCAGTTTTCCGGGATCAATGCATTTCTGTACTACGCCCCCAGGATCTTTGAGCTGGCAGGCCTTGAAGAGAGTACGGCCCTGCTCAGCAGTATTGGCATCGGGGTGACCAACCTGGTTTTTACGCTTTTGGGCATTTACCTTATCGACCGGCTGGGCAGGCGGACGCTCATGTACTACGGATCCTTCGGCTATATCGTCTCCCTGGCTTTGGTGGCGGCTGCCTTCTTCTTTAACTGGACCGGGATGGCCGTCCCCATTTTCCTCTTTGTATTCATCGCCTCCCACGCCATCGGACAGGGGGCGGTGATCTGGGTATTTATCTCGGAAGTCTTCCCGAACCACCTGAGGGGCTCGGGCCAATCCTTTGGCTGTTCGGTCCACTGGGTCCTCGCATGGCTCATCCCTTCTTCGGTACCCTTCCTGATGTCGTGGATCGGGCCCGCCCCGGTATTCGGATTTTTTGCCTTTATGATGGTCCTTCAATTGTTATTCGTCCATTTCATGATGCCGGAGACCAAAGGAATCTCCCTGGAGGAACTCAGCAAACGCCTTCTGCGCAAATAA
- a CDS encoding lmo0937 family membrane protein, whose amino-acid sequence MKSILWLVAVICIIAWLLGLLGIIPGLGTSSLIHVLLVIAVIVILYNIISGRKAL is encoded by the coding sequence ATGAAATCTATTCTCTGGCTCGTAGCCGTTATCTGTATTATCGCATGGCTCCTCGGCCTGCTCGGAATCATCCCCGGACTGGGGACCAGCAGCCTGATCCACGTATTGCTCGTAATTGCAGTGATTGTAATCCTTTACAATATTATCTCAGGACGTAAAGCACTATGA
- a CDS encoding TRAP transporter large permease, translating to MEYIPLLVLILSFICLLAIGTPVAWSIVVSATLTLLVSIPMLPALTTVSQRIAAGLDSFALLAIPFFVLSGELMNRGGIARRLIDFAKTLVGALPGGLALINIISAMLMGAIAGSALASASAMGTMLGPEMEKQGYDREFGAAVNITSATTGLVIPPSNILIVYSLASGGASIAALFLAGYIPGILTGFFLMVVAWAWARKKGYRTGERSSVGQVFRTFLDAVPSLLLLVVVIGGIVAGIFTATEASAIAVLYSLVLGLVYREITLDNLPRIALDASATTAIVMLLIGASMSMSWALSYEHIPQEISEGLLGITDNKVAILILINLILLLVGIFMDMTPAVLIFTPIFLPVVTKLGIDPVHFGIIMILNLCIGLCTPPVGSVLFVGVGIAKTSIEKVVRPLLPLFVAMIIALFLVTYIPELSLWLPSLFDL from the coding sequence ATGGAATATATCCCGCTGCTTGTCCTCATCCTGAGTTTTATCTGCCTGCTGGCCATCGGAACGCCCGTGGCCTGGAGCATCGTCGTTTCCGCCACGCTCACGCTCCTGGTGAGTATCCCGATGCTGCCGGCCCTAACGACCGTTTCCCAGCGAATAGCGGCCGGGCTGGACAGTTTTGCGCTGCTGGCCATTCCGTTTTTTGTCCTATCCGGGGAACTCATGAACCGGGGCGGCATTGCCCGCCGGCTGATCGACTTTGCCAAGACCCTGGTGGGGGCCTTGCCAGGGGGGCTGGCACTTATCAATATTATTTCCGCCATGCTCATGGGGGCCATTGCGGGTTCGGCCCTGGCCTCCGCTTCAGCCATGGGAACCATGCTCGGGCCGGAAATGGAAAAGCAGGGGTACGACAGGGAGTTCGGAGCGGCCGTGAATATCACCTCGGCTACCACCGGCCTGGTGATCCCGCCCAGTAATATCCTGATTGTCTATTCCCTGGCCAGCGGGGGCGCATCCATTGCCGCCCTCTTCCTCGCCGGCTATATCCCGGGCATCCTGACGGGTTTTTTCCTGATGGTCGTCGCCTGGGCCTGGGCGCGGAAAAAGGGATACCGGACCGGTGAGCGCAGCAGCGTCGGGCAGGTTTTCCGGACATTCCTGGATGCCGTGCCAAGCCTCTTGCTGCTGGTGGTGGTAATCGGGGGGATTGTGGCCGGGATTTTTACGGCTACCGAAGCCTCCGCCATTGCCGTCCTGTACAGTCTGGTTTTGGGCCTGGTGTATCGGGAAATCACCCTGGACAACCTGCCCCGTATCGCCCTGGACGCCTCGGCAACCACGGCTATTGTCATGCTGCTTATCGGCGCGTCCATGAGCATGTCCTGGGCACTTTCTTATGAACACATCCCCCAGGAAATCAGCGAAGGGCTGCTAGGCATTACCGACAATAAGGTGGCCATCCTGATCCTGATTAACCTGATCCTCTTGCTGGTGGGCATCTTTATGGATATGACCCCGGCGGTTTTGATATTTACCCCTATCTTTTTACCGGTGGTGACCAAATTGGGGATCGACCCGGTGCATTTCGGAATCATCATGATCCTGAACCTGTGTATCGGGCTGTGCACGCCCCCGGTGGGATCCGTGTTGTTTGTGGGCGTAGGGATTGCCAAAACCAGCATCGAAAAAGTGGTGCGGCCCCTGCTGCCGTTGTTTGTGGCCATGATCATCGCCCTGTTCCTGGTGACATATATCCCGGAACTCAGCCTGTGGCTGCCATCGCTTTTTGACCTGTAG
- a CDS encoding fumarylacetoacetate hydrolase family protein, whose translation MKIYNTTAGPVADENGSFFLLDAAWDALASHTAPRQKAGELLKNAAATDNPLGSPQTLLPPIGRQEVWASGVTYYRSRSARMEESRDAGGGSFYDRVYEADRPELFFKAAPYRVTGDGGAVRIRKDSGWDVPEPELTLLLNPMGAITGYTIGNDMSSRSIEGENPLYLPQAKSYDGSTALGPCLYLPESPLPGDTEISIVILRNGSEAFAGQVEISQIKRSFVELANWLYREMSFPYGCFLMTGTGIVPPNDFSLKPGDEIRITIPPIGTLSNTVAGN comes from the coding sequence ATGAAAATCTACAACACCACCGCCGGACCCGTTGCCGATGAGAACGGTTCATTTTTTCTGTTAGACGCCGCCTGGGACGCCCTGGCTTCCCATACGGCTCCCCGGCAGAAGGCGGGCGAACTCCTGAAAAATGCAGCGGCGACAGACAATCCGCTCGGATCCCCCCAAACGCTTTTGCCCCCGATAGGCCGGCAGGAGGTCTGGGCATCCGGGGTAACCTACTACCGGAGCCGGAGCGCCCGGATGGAGGAATCCCGGGACGCGGGGGGCGGCTCATTCTACGACCGGGTCTACGAGGCAGACCGGCCCGAATTGTTTTTCAAGGCGGCTCCCTATCGCGTGACTGGCGACGGAGGGGCCGTGCGGATCCGCAAGGATTCCGGGTGGGACGTCCCGGAGCCCGAACTCACGCTGCTCCTGAACCCGATGGGTGCCATTACCGGCTACACCATCGGAAATGACATGAGTTCCCGCAGCATCGAAGGGGAAAACCCGCTTTACCTGCCCCAGGCCAAGTCCTATGACGGATCCACAGCCCTGGGGCCCTGCCTCTACCTGCCGGAGTCCCCCCTCCCCGGGGATACGGAAATAAGTATTGTCATCTTGCGCAACGGGTCGGAGGCCTTTGCGGGGCAGGTGGAGATTTCGCAGATTAAGCGGTCGTTTGTGGAACTGGCCAACTGGTTGTACCGCGAAATGTCCTTTCCCTATGGGTGCTTTTTGATGACGGGTACGGGAATTGTCCCCCCGAATGACTTCTCGCTGAAGCCCGGAGACGAAATCCGTATTACCATCCCGCCCATCGGGACACTGAGCAATACGGTGGCAGGCAACTGA
- a CDS encoding 3-keto-disaccharide hydrolase, with the protein MNRIRMTHSAAVLSALLLLAACAGGPEDDTPWQELFNGEDLSGWTQLGGEAEYAVRDGAIVGTTVHDTPNSFMATEQLYEDFILELEYLVDSTMNSGIQVRSNSQDYYMDGRVHGYQIEIDPSDRGWSAGIYDEARRGWLVPVTDNPDAQAAFRQGDWNHYRIEAIGDTLKTWINGVPAAHLIDDKTSEGFIALQVHSIGDDAQAGTEIIWRDIRILTDSLARAYSRDTPLEPVVTKNNLTQAEKEDGWQLLWDGESTEGWHGARLEDFPDYGWEIEDGVLTVLASGGGESEAGGDIVTDSLYGDFDLRVDFRITEGANSGIKYYVDTELNKGEGSAIGLEYQILDDERHPDAKLGNHEGSRTMASLYDLIRADPAKPVNPIGQWNTARILSRDGHVEHWLNGVKVLEYERGSDAYRQLVSESKYKIWPGFGEAGRGHILLQDHGNRVSFRNIKIKTLN; encoded by the coding sequence ATGAATCGCATCAGAATGACGCACTCGGCAGCCGTGTTATCGGCACTCCTTTTGCTGGCGGCCTGCGCGGGGGGACCCGAAGACGATACCCCCTGGCAGGAACTCTTTAACGGGGAAGATCTCTCCGGCTGGACCCAGCTCGGGGGGGAGGCCGAGTACGCCGTACGGGACGGGGCCATCGTGGGAACCACCGTCCACGACACCCCGAATTCCTTCATGGCCACCGAGCAGCTGTACGAAGACTTCATCCTGGAACTGGAATACCTGGTGGACTCCACGATGAATTCCGGGATACAGGTACGCAGCAACAGCCAAGACTATTATATGGACGGGCGTGTCCACGGGTATCAGATTGAAATCGACCCTTCCGACCGGGGCTGGAGCGCAGGGATTTACGATGAGGCGCGCCGCGGCTGGCTCGTCCCGGTTACCGACAACCCGGACGCCCAGGCGGCATTCCGGCAGGGCGACTGGAACCACTACCGGATCGAAGCGATCGGCGATACGCTGAAGACCTGGATTAACGGGGTGCCCGCTGCCCACCTGATAGACGACAAAACCTCAGAAGGCTTTATCGCCCTGCAGGTTCACAGCATCGGGGACGACGCACAGGCCGGGACGGAAATTATCTGGAGGGATATCCGGATTCTGACGGACAGCCTGGCACGTGCTTATTCCCGGGATACGCCCCTGGAACCGGTGGTCACCAAAAACAACCTGACGCAGGCCGAAAAGGAGGATGGCTGGCAGCTCCTCTGGGACGGGGAATCGACGGAAGGTTGGCACGGGGCCCGTCTTGAAGACTTCCCGGATTACGGCTGGGAAATCGAAGACGGGGTGTTGACCGTTCTGGCATCCGGCGGAGGCGAATCCGAGGCAGGGGGCGATATCGTCACCGATTCGCTGTACGGGGATTTTGACCTCCGCGTGGATTTCCGGATTACCGAAGGTGCCAATAGCGGCATCAAATACTATGTGGACACCGAATTGAACAAAGGGGAAGGCTCGGCCATCGGCCTGGAATACCAGATCCTGGACGACGAGCGCCACCCAGATGCCAAACTGGGCAACCACGAGGGTAGCCGGACCATGGCCTCCCTGTACGACCTGATCCGGGCGGACCCCGCCAAGCCCGTCAACCCGATCGGGCAGTGGAATACGGCGCGGATCCTCTCGCGGGACGGGCATGTGGAACACTGGCTCAACGGGGTGAAAGTGCTGGAATACGAGCGAGGCAGCGACGCCTACCGCCAGCTTGTATCGGAGAGCAAATACAAAATCTGGCCGGGCTTCGGGGAAGCCGGGCGTGGGCATATCCTGCTGCAGGACCACGGCAACCGGGTAAGTTTCCGGAACATCAAGATCAAAACACTAAACTGA
- a CDS encoding Ig-like domain-containing protein, protein MKTTLMLFLGILLSYNMSAQCSGATFEEENGIAVIQAENVNLTGAWRQQSGNGSTGNGYITWTGSQSFQTPGTGTIQYTVRINNPGTYRFKWRSRVGEGNSSTEHNDTWLRIQNVNDFYGLRGNSRVYPRGSGKSPAPEGASSNNWFKVYMNSLNWDWRTVTSDFDAHDIYFQVNSPRVITIQLSARSRNHFIDRMVVYKENQYSEAASESLSRAQTICDGSSNPPPPPPPDGGGDDNNAPTVNITNPDNGESFAAGSSVTVQLNANDSDGSIAQHQIFLNGNLVDTDGANYTPYTIQNLASGNYTIRALVTDNDGATDDATVSISVGSAPPPSGGGGDDGGDEDPPASDGAIESLTLVNTANNANIANITNGLTLDKSNLPANLSIRANTSSASIGNINFTLSGPINQSKTEGDDPYYLFGDIGVDPIGRNFPPGTYSITAQAVNGNTLSYNFTITDNGDGDGGGDNPPPPPPSGDSGVVRLVLVNAANNTEIGVLTPGIELNADDLPNSLSIRADTDPVDVGNVLFDLSGPISNTQNEGLAPYYVFGDIGVDPVGRSFPNGNYTVTANPSTGQTLSLSFSIVSGGGSTPPPADDDVTFTLIDANSNQVVRNLTSGTNISSPFDRNIRVTTTASGVESVLMVLNGAQNRTQTENLAPYALFGDNGGNYNANDFPNGSYTLTATFYAGPNASGSVIARETLSFTTSGNNTSGKTSGVLTKTIAYPNPVQGREVNLKFPIPKNNPMEYRLISSGFQVLGTGTMDAQGSDETNVSIQSLEQAPSGIYYLIITDGVITESVKIIKE, encoded by the coding sequence GTGAAAACTACCCTAATGCTCTTTTTGGGCATTTTACTATCGTACAACATGTCGGCCCAATGCAGCGGCGCCACATTTGAAGAAGAAAACGGCATCGCCGTAATCCAGGCAGAAAACGTGAATCTCACGGGTGCCTGGCGACAGCAGTCCGGCAATGGTTCCACGGGCAATGGCTATATCACCTGGACGGGGTCCCAATCGTTTCAAACACCCGGGACCGGTACCATTCAATATACCGTCAGAATCAACAATCCCGGAACCTACCGGTTCAAATGGAGAAGTCGCGTCGGCGAAGGAAACAGCAGCACCGAACACAACGATACCTGGCTGCGGATCCAGAACGTCAATGATTTTTACGGCCTGCGCGGCAATAGCCGGGTTTATCCCCGGGGATCCGGAAAATCACCTGCGCCGGAAGGTGCCAGTTCCAATAACTGGTTCAAAGTTTATATGAACAGTCTGAACTGGGACTGGAGAACCGTGACCAGCGATTTCGATGCGCACGATATCTATTTCCAGGTGAACAGCCCGCGTGTAATTACCATCCAGCTGTCCGCAAGGTCCCGGAACCACTTTATCGACCGGATGGTCGTCTATAAAGAGAATCAATATTCGGAGGCGGCTTCTGAAAGCCTCTCCCGTGCCCAGACCATCTGCGACGGCAGCAGCAACCCACCCCCACCCCCACCACCCGATGGAGGCGGAGATGACAACAACGCGCCGACGGTCAACATCACCAACCCCGATAACGGTGAGAGTTTCGCAGCAGGTAGCAGCGTAACCGTTCAGCTGAATGCCAACGATTCGGACGGCAGCATTGCCCAACACCAGATCTTCCTAAATGGAAACCTGGTGGACACGGACGGTGCAAATTACACGCCCTATACGATCCAGAATCTCGCCAGCGGGAATTATACCATCCGGGCGCTCGTTACCGATAACGACGGGGCCACAGATGATGCCACAGTAAGTATTTCCGTGGGTAGCGCACCCCCACCCTCCGGTGGAGGTGGCGATGATGGCGGCGACGAAGACCCGCCTGCTTCAGACGGCGCCATCGAAAGTCTGACCCTGGTAAATACGGCGAACAACGCCAATATTGCCAACATCACCAACGGCCTGACGCTGGACAAGTCCAACCTGCCGGCCAACCTGAGTATCCGGGCTAATACGAGTTCGGCCTCCATAGGCAACATCAATTTCACCCTGTCCGGCCCGATCAATCAGTCGAAAACGGAAGGGGACGACCCATACTACCTATTCGGGGATATCGGGGTGGACCCGATAGGCCGGAATTTTCCTCCGGGAACGTATAGCATCACGGCCCAGGCCGTGAACGGCAACACGCTGAGCTACAACTTTACAATTACCGACAATGGCGATGGCGATGGCGGTGGCGACAATCCTCCCCCGCCACCACCTTCCGGAGACAGCGGCGTGGTTCGCCTGGTATTGGTCAATGCAGCCAACAACACGGAAATTGGCGTGCTCACCCCGGGCATCGAGCTCAATGCGGACGACCTGCCCAACAGCCTGAGTATCCGGGCAGACACCGACCCGGTAGACGTGGGCAATGTCCTCTTTGATCTGTCGGGCCCTATCAGCAACACTCAGAATGAAGGCCTCGCCCCGTACTATGTATTCGGCGATATCGGGGTGGACCCGGTTGGCCGGTCCTTTCCCAACGGGAATTATACTGTTACGGCGAACCCGTCTACCGGGCAAACCCTGAGCCTGTCGTTCTCGATTGTTTCAGGTGGGGGCAGTACGCCGCCCCCTGCGGACGACGATGTCACGTTTACCCTAATCGATGCCAATTCGAACCAGGTGGTCCGGAACCTGACCTCCGGGACGAATATCAGCAGTCCTTTTGACCGGAATATCCGGGTGACGACTACGGCGTCAGGGGTGGAAAGCGTTTTGATGGTCCTGAATGGGGCGCAAAATCGCACCCAGACTGAGAATCTGGCCCCCTATGCCCTCTTTGGGGATAACGGAGGCAATTACAACGCGAATGACTTCCCGAATGGCAGTTATACGCTGACGGCAACATTCTATGCAGGCCCGAACGCAAGCGGCAGCGTGATAGCACGCGAAACGCTCTCATTCACAACCTCGGGCAACAACACCAGCGGGAAAACGAGCGGAGTATTGACCAAAACCATCGCCTACCCGAATCCCGTACAGGGGCGCGAGGTAAACCTGAAGTTTCCGATCCCCAAAAACAACCCAATGGAATACCGGCTGATTTCGTCCGGCTTCCAGGTGCTGGGTACGGGTACCATGGATGCCCAGGGCAGCGATGAGACCAATGTGTCCATCCAGTCGCTCGAACAGGCGCCGTCCGGAATCTACTACCTGATCATTACCGACGGTGTCATTACCGAGTCGGTCAAGATCATCAAAGAGTGA
- a CDS encoding 3-deoxy-D-manno-octulosonic acid transferase — translation MYFLYDLAVRLASVFLHIPAVFSPKIRSFLRGRRGVKAYLESFREPGRPLIWMHTASLGEFEQGLPVLERLMAAYPGHQFLVTFFSPSGYEVKKGKVPGAGTCYLPLDTRQNVREFLDGARPDIALFVKYEVWPNFFAGLRSRDIPLVLFSARFRERQVFFQWYGGLMRRALQGVRQFYVQDPLSASLLNGIGIHRIAVCGDTRLDRVMEIRSRDNRLDFMEAFVKGRKCLVAGSTWPEDEKAILPFVRARAGATCCAVIAPHKTDSKTVGELMKRLGSGAVTYSEWSKRLEEAGGLASGKSGDTPREPGLPAGENILVIDTIGLLTRIYSYADLAYVGGGFATGLHNTLEPAVFGIPVLIGPRYAGFREAEALVEAGGILPVAGPLEFEETAGKLLDNATYRRQIGAINRDYIDKNAGASIQILAGIRKLIG, via the coding sequence TTGTATTTCCTGTATGACTTGGCTGTTCGCCTGGCCTCGGTCTTTCTCCATATCCCGGCCGTATTCTCGCCCAAAATCCGGAGTTTCCTCAGGGGGCGCCGGGGGGTGAAAGCTTACCTGGAATCCTTCCGGGAACCCGGCCGGCCGCTGATCTGGATGCACACGGCTTCCCTGGGGGAATTCGAGCAGGGACTGCCGGTCCTGGAGCGGCTCATGGCCGCCTATCCCGGCCATCAGTTCCTGGTGACCTTCTTCTCCCCTTCCGGATATGAGGTGAAAAAAGGGAAGGTGCCCGGGGCGGGCACCTGCTACCTCCCCCTGGATACGCGGCAAAACGTCCGGGAATTCCTGGATGGCGCCCGGCCGGACATCGCCCTCTTCGTAAAGTACGAGGTCTGGCCCAACTTCTTTGCCGGCCTTCGGAGCCGGGATATCCCGCTCGTTTTGTTCTCTGCGCGGTTCCGGGAGCGTCAGGTCTTCTTTCAATGGTATGGCGGATTGATGCGGCGGGCCCTCCAGGGGGTGCGGCAATTTTACGTCCAGGATCCGTTGTCTGCATCCCTGCTAAATGGTATCGGGATCCACCGGATTGCCGTCTGCGGGGACACGCGCCTGGACCGGGTCATGGAAATCCGGAGCCGCGACAACCGCCTGGACTTTATGGAGGCATTCGTCAAAGGCCGGAAATGCCTGGTTGCCGGCAGCACCTGGCCGGAGGACGAAAAAGCCATCCTTCCTTTTGTCCGGGCCCGGGCCGGGGCCACCTGCTGCGCGGTGATTGCCCCGCACAAAACGGATTCGAAAACCGTGGGTGAACTGATGAAGCGACTGGGCAGTGGGGCGGTAACCTACAGCGAGTGGTCCAAACGCCTGGAGGAGGCCGGGGGATTAGCCTCTGGCAAGTCCGGGGACACCCCCCGGGAACCCGGTCTCCCCGCCGGTGAAAACATCCTGGTGATCGACACCATTGGCCTATTGACCCGGATCTACAGCTATGCAGACCTGGCCTATGTGGGGGGCGGATTTGCCACCGGCCTGCACAACACGCTCGAACCGGCCGTCTTTGGCATTCCCGTCCTGATCGGGCCGCGCTATGCCGGGTTCCGGGAGGCGGAGGCACTGGTGGAAGCCGGAGGCATCCTCCCGGTGGCCGGGCCCCTGGAGTTTGAAGAAACCGCCGGGAAACTCCTGGACAACGCCACTTACCGCAGGCAAATCGGCGCGATCAACCGGGACTACATCGATAAAAATGCGGGCGCCAGCATCCAAATCCTTGCCGGGATCCGTAAATTGATTGGATAA
- a CDS encoding Gfo/Idh/MocA family protein, with protein MATRRDFIRTTSASAAALGLHASLFPQAGLSGILGANEKVVCACIGIRSRGKAHVLAINAYPDAILKYNCDVDDSILEEHNAWCEKRLGSVPQVEKDFRRILDDPEVDAVFIATPEHWHAPMAIMALQAGKHVYVEKPCSHNPAENEMLVAAQKKYGKVVQMGNQQRSAKTSIQAIDDIRKGVIGNVYKGEAYYSNNRGSIGTGREIPVPDTLDWELWQGPAPRTAYRDNVHPYNWHWFRRWGTGEIHNNGTHEIDICRWALGVDLPQRVSSFGGKFTYDDDWEFPDNQQATFEFAGGKFITWTGHSRGMMKPERPGRGITIYGDKGTIELSRNYYKRYDLGGNPVQFEFEPELSATTDTQGIGSLDVAHVANFFDAIRKGDVLAAPIDDASKSTMLCHLGNMAQDAGHDLTVDPATGKVLNSEKAMQSWGRSYEKGWELKV; from the coding sequence ATGGCAACTCGAAGAGATTTTATACGTACAACCTCCGCATCGGCCGCAGCCCTTGGCCTGCATGCATCCCTGTTCCCCCAGGCCGGCCTGTCGGGAATCCTGGGGGCGAATGAAAAAGTGGTGTGCGCCTGTATCGGCATCCGTAGCCGGGGCAAGGCGCATGTGCTGGCCATCAACGCCTACCCGGATGCCATCCTGAAATACAATTGCGATGTGGATGACAGCATCCTGGAGGAACACAACGCCTGGTGCGAGAAACGGCTTGGATCCGTACCCCAGGTGGAAAAGGACTTCCGTCGCATCCTGGACGACCCGGAGGTGGACGCAGTCTTTATCGCCACCCCCGAACACTGGCATGCCCCCATGGCGATCATGGCCCTGCAGGCAGGCAAGCACGTCTATGTGGAAAAACCCTGCAGCCACAACCCGGCGGAAAACGAGATGCTGGTGGCCGCGCAAAAGAAATACGGCAAGGTCGTTCAGATGGGCAACCAGCAACGTTCGGCCAAAACCTCCATCCAGGCAATCGACGATATCCGAAAGGGCGTTATCGGGAATGTCTACAAAGGGGAAGCCTATTATTCGAACAACCGGGGGTCTATCGGAACCGGCAGGGAAATTCCCGTTCCGGATACCCTGGATTGGGAGCTCTGGCAGGGGCCTGCCCCGCGAACGGCCTACCGGGACAACGTACACCCGTACAACTGGCATTGGTTCCGTCGTTGGGGTACGGGGGAGATCCACAACAACGGCACGCACGAAATCGACATTTGCCGCTGGGCACTCGGGGTAGACCTGCCGCAACGGGTCAGCTCGTTCGGCGGAAAATTCACCTATGACGACGACTGGGAGTTCCCGGATAACCAGCAGGCCACTTTTGAGTTTGCGGGGGGTAAATTCATCACCTGGACGGGTCACAGCCGGGGAATGATGAAACCCGAGCGACCCGGTCGTGGGATTACCATTTACGGGGACAAGGGCACCATTGAGCTCAGCCGGAATTACTACAAGCGGTACGACCTGGGCGGGAACCCGGTACAGTTTGAGTTTGAGCCCGAACTCAGCGCCACCACGGACACCCAGGGGATCGGAAGCCTGGATGTGGCCCATGTGGCCAACTTCTTCGATGCCATCCGCAAGGGCGATGTCCTGGCCGCACCCATAGACGATGCGAGTAAATCCACCATGCTGTGCCACCTGGGGAACATGGCCCAGGACGCCGGCCACGACCTGACGGTAGATCCTGCAACCGGGAAGGTGCTCAACAGCGAAAAAGCGATGCAGTCCTGGGGCCGTTCCTACGAGAAAGGCTGGGAATTGAAGGTGTAG
- a CDS encoding TRAP transporter small permease, giving the protein MKTFRQRLDRLLASALILIMTAMVLNVLWQVFSRYVLGSPSSFTDELARYLMIWLGVLGAAYVAGKNGHVAIDILPRRAKPGTQRRLRQAVNWIILLFCFFGLVIGGGRLVFVTYVLEQYSPALRLPLAYVYLVIPLSGLIVIYYKSHDLLRR; this is encoded by the coding sequence ATGAAGACCTTTCGCCAACGCCTGGACCGGTTACTCGCCTCCGCCCTGATACTTATCATGACGGCCATGGTGCTGAACGTGCTCTGGCAGGTCTTCAGCCGGTACGTATTGGGATCGCCCAGCTCGTTTACCGATGAGCTTGCCCGCTACCTGATGATCTGGCTCGGGGTGCTCGGCGCTGCCTATGTGGCCGGGAAGAACGGGCACGTAGCCATCGACATCCTCCCCCGCCGGGCGAAACCCGGGACGCAACGCCGGTTGCGGCAGGCGGTGAACTGGATTATTCTGCTCTTTTGTTTTTTCGGGCTGGTTATCGGGGGTGGCCGGCTGGTCTTTGTCACCTATGTCCTGGAACAATACTCCCCGGCCCTCCGCCTGCCGCTGGCATACGTCTACCTGGTGATCCCGCTCAGCGGCCTGATCGTCATCTACTATAAATCCCACGACCTGTTAAGGCGCTGA